One window from the genome of Bacillus weihaiensis encodes:
- a CDS encoding DMT family transporter, whose amino-acid sequence MAYLLLFLSISLEVFGSTMLKLSEGFKKIWPTIGVILGYGLAFYFLSITLKSLPLGIVYATWSGVGTILTVGVGVVLFKDKVNRKGFIGIGLLVIGLTLINVSH is encoded by the coding sequence ATGGCATACCTCTTATTATTTTTATCGATTAGTCTAGAGGTGTTTGGTTCGACGATGCTCAAGCTATCTGAAGGATTTAAAAAGATTTGGCCCACCATAGGTGTAATTTTAGGCTATGGGCTTGCATTTTATTTTCTTTCCATTACGTTAAAATCTTTACCCCTTGGCATTGTGTATGCTACTTGGAGTGGGGTAGGTACGATTTTGACTGTAGGTGTCGGAGTCGTGCTTTTTAAGGATAAAGTGAATCGCAAAGGTTTTATAGGAATCGGCTTGCTTGTTATCGGACTTACCTTGATAAACGTGAGTCATTAG
- a CDS encoding TetR/AcrR family transcriptional regulator — MDKKKSILYAASHIIVEKGFNQLTLELVANEANVSKGGLLYHFPTKEALLAGLNEYALHQFLMKIERELERIPNENGKFIRAYALATIAELKDTNNKLLNSSLLAALANNSEALHLWKKAYEDWEQAIQQDGIIREKILTIRYVCDGLWFSSMFQLDVVEREESISLLYHLLDQLEEGN; from the coding sequence ATGGACAAAAAAAAGAGTATTCTTTATGCTGCATCACACATTATTGTTGAGAAAGGCTTTAATCAATTAACGTTAGAGCTTGTAGCGAATGAAGCAAATGTTAGTAAAGGTGGATTACTTTATCACTTTCCTACGAAAGAAGCTTTGCTTGCAGGATTAAATGAATATGCATTACACCAATTTTTGATGAAGATTGAAAGAGAATTAGAAAGGATACCGAATGAAAATGGCAAGTTTATACGGGCATATGCACTTGCGACAATAGCGGAATTAAAGGATACAAATAACAAATTACTGAATTCAAGTCTTTTAGCCGCGTTAGCTAATAATAGTGAAGCATTACATTTGTGGAAGAAGGCTTACGAGGACTGGGAGCAAGCTATTCAACAGGATGGAATAATTCGAGAAAAAATACTTACCATTCGTTATGTTTGTGATGGTCTTTGGTTTTCAAGTATGTTTCAACTAGATGTAGTGGAAAGAGAAGAGTCTATTTCTTTACTTTATCACTTACTCGATCAGCTTGAGGAGGGTAATTAA
- a CDS encoding GNAT family N-acetyltransferase: MQIREAKIEDMHTIYMMGYDVWGGDLSVEDYIKECSQSIKYQKGTWFLLQDDVTGKILSSCVIYDLELKEMRAKGIGSIATRAEDRRKGNASELVRGVIKEIEHTENCSTFFLYSDIGTVFYEKLGFLRFPVQNYLQSTCMYLSKDRHVNMESIEPPPYF; the protein is encoded by the coding sequence ATGCAAATCCGTGAAGCAAAAATTGAAGATATGCACACTATTTACATGATGGGCTATGATGTTTGGGGAGGAGATCTGTCGGTAGAGGACTATATAAAAGAATGTTCTCAGTCTATAAAATATCAGAAGGGTACTTGGTTTCTCTTACAAGATGATGTAACTGGAAAGATCTTAAGTTCCTGCGTAATATATGATCTTGAATTGAAAGAGATGAGAGCGAAAGGAATTGGTTCAATTGCGACAAGGGCCGAGGATAGAAGAAAAGGGAATGCATCAGAACTTGTAAGGGGAGTGATAAAGGAAATAGAGCATACGGAAAACTGTTCAACTTTTTTTCTATATAGTGACATTGGAACGGTATTTTATGAAAAGTTAGGGTTTTTACGATTCCCTGTTCAAAATTATTTGCAGTCGACATGTATGTATCTTTCAAAGGATCGACATGTAAATATGGAATCTATTGAGCCACCACCTTATTTTTAA